Proteins encoded in a region of the Massilia sp. UMI-21 genome:
- a CDS encoding pilus assembly protein TadE, with the protein MREAAQAPAPAGPQAARSTIPRNRHAFALRRQAGVIGIMLAFLLPVIIGFIALALELGRFYNRKAEMQAVADGIAISAAKKLDGSSNGIDEALAAARDVLESGGDSSSKPRYAYEKTMSFSDAAISFATSPDGDWRDATTARAAPAGLAYVRVDTDGLNAAYGRVDLLFMRVLSSMTSMTVSHTAVAGRQRLKLLPLAICAMSRDPDQPFVERVTADGLSELTEYGFRRGVSYNLLKLSPHTSTAVNYVVDPISLPPKSADFSTRNVGPYVCTGTVELPKVVGETLNVKDGFPIADFVNQLNSRFNVYSGTGKCSPTAAPPDTNIRQYTYTNLAWMDTPNEQVAAAAASASRLQTVADLDPHDRNPKDYGPLWAFARPVPWSAYAPGQAEPPAGYTPFEASGTVWKSLYSTGPGLKTYPTDSKTGLQLAPYFASVLDPATNYPGVRYRRVLNVPLLDCPAAGPAGKVLAVGRFFMTVPANANGIYAEFAGASLQEEVGGPVEVYR; encoded by the coding sequence ATGAGGGAAGCAGCCCAGGCGCCCGCGCCCGCCGGACCGCAAGCGGCACGGTCGACGATACCGCGAAACCGCCATGCCTTTGCACTGCGTCGGCAGGCTGGCGTCATCGGCATCATGCTTGCGTTTCTGCTTCCCGTGATCATCGGCTTCATTGCCCTGGCGCTTGAGTTGGGGCGCTTTTATAACCGCAAGGCGGAAATGCAGGCTGTGGCCGATGGTATCGCTATTTCTGCAGCAAAAAAACTCGATGGAAGCAGCAACGGTATCGACGAGGCGCTCGCGGCGGCGCGCGACGTGCTCGAAAGCGGGGGCGACAGTTCGTCGAAGCCCCGCTACGCCTACGAAAAGACCATGAGTTTTTCCGACGCAGCAATCAGCTTCGCCACTTCTCCGGACGGAGACTGGCGCGACGCCACCACGGCCAGGGCGGCTCCGGCCGGACTGGCGTATGTCAGAGTCGATACCGATGGCCTGAATGCCGCTTACGGACGGGTCGATCTGCTGTTCATGCGCGTCCTGAGCAGCATGACCTCGATGACGGTGTCGCATACGGCGGTCGCCGGAAGACAGCGCCTGAAACTGCTGCCGCTTGCAATCTGCGCGATGTCGCGGGATCCCGATCAGCCGTTCGTGGAAAGGGTGACGGCGGATGGATTGTCGGAACTTACCGAGTATGGTTTCCGGCGCGGGGTCAGCTATAACCTGCTGAAACTGAGTCCGCATACGTCCACTGCGGTGAATTATGTGGTCGATCCGATCAGCCTGCCTCCGAAGAGTGCCGATTTTTCGACACGGAATGTGGGGCCCTATGTCTGTACCGGCACCGTGGAACTGCCGAAGGTGGTCGGCGAGACCCTGAATGTGAAAGATGGCTTTCCGATCGCCGACTTCGTCAATCAGCTGAACTCGCGCTTCAATGTTTATTCCGGCACCGGGAAATGCAGTCCGACGGCAGCGCCGCCGGATACCAACATCAGGCAGTACACGTATACGAACCTCGCCTGGATGGATACCCCGAACGAGCAGGTGGCGGCTGCGGCGGCGTCGGCAAGCAGGCTGCAGACCGTGGCCGACCTGGATCCCCACGATCGAAATCCGAAGGATTACGGGCCGCTATGGGCCTTTGCCCGTCCGGTTCCGTGGTCGGCCTATGCACCGGGGCAGGCCGAACCTCCAGCAGGGTATACGCCGTTCGAAGCGAGCGGCACCGTATGGAAGTCCTTGTACAGTACTGGCCCGGGACTGAAAACCTATCCGACAGATTCGAAGACCGGGCTGCAGCTCGCGCCGTATTTTGCGTCGGTCCTGGACCCGGCCACCAATTACCCGGGCGTGCGTTACAGACGGGTGCTGAACGTGCCGCTGCTCGATTGCCCGGCTGCCGGCCCGGCGGGGAAAGTGCTCGCGGTAGGCCGTTTCTTCATGACCGTGCCGGCGAATGCGAACGGCA
- a CDS encoding cysteine--tRNA ligase: MSQLKIYNTLARDKQVFVPMEAGKVGMYVCGMTVYDYCHVGHARMMMAFDVIYRWLLASGYEVRYVRNITDIDDKIIRRAVENGETIGQLVARNLQYQHEDIAALNILPPSVEPRATEYVPQMLSIIEQLESKGLAYKSDDGDVNYAVRGFEGYGKLSGKSLDDLRAGERVDVSGGKRDPLDFVLWKAAKESEPLEAKWDSKWGKGRPGWHIECSAMSCATLGQHFDIHGGGADLQFPHHENEIAQSEGAFGGKMVNYWIHNGFVRVDNEKMSKSLGNFFTIRDVLKQYDAEVIRFFILRAHYRSPLNYSDVHVDDAKAALTRLYTALSTVDIGLDAPAVDWDEAHAVRFREAMDDDFNTPLAVAELFDLAGEVNRSKSIVAARQLKALAGVLGLLERAPQAYLQGGEPGGDANIDEAIARRAAAKKDRNFAEADAIRAELTAAGIILEDKPDGTTTWRRA; the protein is encoded by the coding sequence ATGAGCCAACTCAAGATTTACAACACGCTCGCGCGTGACAAGCAGGTATTTGTCCCGATGGAAGCCGGCAAGGTCGGCATGTATGTGTGCGGCATGACCGTCTACGACTACTGCCATGTCGGGCACGCGCGGATGATGATGGCCTTCGACGTGATCTATCGCTGGTTGCTGGCCTCGGGCTACGAGGTCAGGTATGTCCGCAACATCACCGACATCGACGACAAGATCATCCGCCGCGCGGTCGAGAACGGCGAGACCATCGGCCAGCTGGTGGCGCGCAACCTGCAATACCAGCATGAAGACATCGCCGCGCTGAACATCCTGCCGCCGAGCGTGGAGCCGCGCGCCACCGAGTACGTGCCGCAGATGCTGTCGATCATCGAGCAGCTCGAGTCGAAAGGCCTGGCCTACAAGAGCGATGACGGCGACGTCAACTATGCCGTGCGCGGCTTCGAAGGCTACGGCAAGCTGTCCGGCAAGTCGCTCGACGACCTGCGCGCCGGCGAGCGCGTCGACGTTAGCGGCGGCAAGCGCGACCCGCTCGACTTCGTGCTGTGGAAGGCCGCCAAGGAGTCCGAACCCCTGGAAGCCAAGTGGGACTCCAAATGGGGCAAGGGTCGTCCGGGCTGGCACATCGAGTGCTCGGCCATGTCCTGCGCCACCCTGGGCCAGCACTTCGACATCCACGGCGGCGGCGCCGACCTGCAGTTCCCGCACCACGAGAACGAGATCGCCCAGTCCGAAGGCGCGTTCGGCGGCAAGATGGTCAACTACTGGATCCACAACGGCTTCGTGCGCGTGGACAACGAGAAGATGTCCAAGTCGCTGGGCAATTTCTTCACCATCCGCGACGTGCTCAAGCAGTACGATGCCGAAGTCATCCGCTTCTTCATCCTGCGCGCGCACTACCGCAGCCCGCTGAACTATTCGGACGTCCACGTCGACGACGCCAAGGCTGCGCTGACCCGCCTGTACACCGCACTCTCGACGGTCGACATCGGGCTTGATGCCCCTGCCGTGGACTGGGACGAGGCCCATGCCGTCCGGTTCCGCGAGGCGATGGACGACGATTTCAACACGCCGCTGGCGGTGGCCGAGCTGTTCGACCTGGCCGGCGAAGTCAACCGCAGCAAATCGATCGTGGCCGCGCGCCAGCTGAAGGCCCTGGCCGGCGTGCTGGGCCTGCTCGAGCGTGCGCCGCAGGCCTACCTGCAGGGCGGTGAGCCGGGTGGCGACGCGAATATCGATGAGGCCATCGCGCGCCGCGCCGCCGCCAAGAAAGACCGCAATTTTGCCGAAGCGGATGCCATCCGCGCCGAACTGACTGCCGCCGGGATCATCCTGGAAGACAAGCCGGACGGAACGACGACCTGGCGCCGCGCATAA
- the tilS gene encoding tRNA lysidine(34) synthetase TilS: MDGLRASYSPTSIAIACSGGLDSMALLRLAHAWAGQDIPLHAFHVHHGLSPNADAWLAHCEQACAALGVAFDHRRVAVVKGRDGLEAAARKLRYRALGDMCVQHGVPLLLTAHHLDDQAETVLLQLLRGSGPAGLSGMDAANRAPGLLGDAALVMARPLLPCARAQLEDFARAEGLAWVEDESNSDPRHARNALRHAVMPALAASFPGFQQRLARGAAHVQSAQRILDEVAAQDLAACLDGEAVVLARVQQLSRDRADNMLRHLFASRGLAMPSTAWLGEMLSQLFSAREDAQLKMTHPACHIRRHRGRLHITPKLPELAGMRDPDDEGVLVKEGEGFLWRGEAALAFPAYGGVLHFEQAAQGFDPAWLRSRPLTIDFRKGGERLKPAANRPTRGLKAHYQALGVPAWERERAPVIWAERELLFAAGIGMDCRHLRQGQGACIALRWVADPLQGG, from the coding sequence ATGGATGGCCTGCGCGCAAGCTATTCCCCCACCTCGATCGCGATCGCCTGCAGCGGCGGTCTCGATTCGATGGCGCTGCTGCGGCTTGCGCACGCCTGGGCAGGGCAGGACATTCCCCTGCATGCCTTCCACGTCCACCACGGGCTGAGCCCCAACGCCGATGCCTGGCTGGCCCACTGCGAGCAAGCCTGCGCGGCGCTCGGCGTCGCCTTCGACCATCGCCGCGTCGCGGTCGTGAAGGGCAGGGACGGGCTCGAGGCGGCGGCGCGCAAGCTGCGCTACCGCGCGCTCGGCGACATGTGCGTGCAGCACGGCGTGCCATTGCTGCTCACCGCCCACCACCTCGACGACCAGGCCGAGACGGTCCTGCTGCAACTGCTGCGCGGTTCCGGCCCGGCCGGCCTGTCGGGCATGGACGCGGCAAACCGCGCACCCGGCCTGCTGGGCGACGCGGCGCTGGTGATGGCGCGGCCGCTGCTGCCCTGCGCGCGCGCCCAGCTCGAGGATTTCGCGCGCGCCGAAGGCCTGGCCTGGGTCGAGGACGAGTCGAACAGCGACCCGCGCCATGCGCGCAATGCGCTGCGGCACGCGGTGATGCCGGCCCTGGCCGCCAGCTTCCCGGGTTTCCAGCAGCGCCTGGCGCGCGGCGCTGCCCACGTACAGTCGGCCCAGCGCATCCTGGACGAAGTGGCGGCCCAGGACCTGGCCGCCTGCCTCGACGGCGAAGCGGTCGTTCTCGCGCGCGTGCAGCAACTCAGCCGCGACCGCGCCGACAACATGCTGCGCCACCTGTTTGCCAGCCGCGGGCTGGCCATGCCATCGACCGCCTGGCTGGGCGAAATGCTGTCCCAGCTGTTCTCGGCGCGCGAGGATGCCCAGCTGAAGATGACGCATCCGGCCTGCCATATCCGCCGCCATCGCGGCAGGCTCCATATCACGCCGAAGCTGCCTGAGCTGGCCGGCATGCGCGACCCGGACGACGAAGGCGTGCTCGTCAAGGAAGGCGAAGGCTTCCTGTGGCGCGGCGAGGCTGCGCTGGCGTTTCCGGCCTACGGCGGGGTGCTGCACTTCGAGCAGGCGGCGCAGGGCTTCGATCCGGCCTGGCTGCGCAGCCGGCCCTTGACGATCGACTTTCGCAAGGGCGGTGAACGCCTCAAGCCGGCCGCCAACCGCCCGACCCGCGGCCTGAAGGCGCATTACCAGGCGCTGGGCGTGCCGGCCTGGGAGCGCGAACGCGCCCCGGTGATCTGGGCCGAGCGGGAGCTCCTGTTTGCCGCCGGCATCGGCATGGATTGCCGCCATCTGCGGCAAGGGCAGGGCGCATGCATCGCACTGCGCTGGGTGGCCGACCCGCTCCAGGGCGGGTAA
- a CDS encoding acetyl-CoA carboxylase carboxyltransferase subunit alpha codes for MTKTTFLNFEQPIAELDSKIEELRFVQDDSAVDISEEIDRLAKKSQQLTKDIYAKLTPWQVSQIARHPQRPYTMDYVNAIFTDFHELHGDRSFADDQSIIGGLARFNGQACMVIGHQKGRDTKERAMRNFGMPRPEGYRKAMRLMKLAEKFNLPIFTFVDTPGAFPGIDAEERGQSEAIGHNLYVMAELKVPLIATIIGEGGSGGALAIAVGDAVLMLQYSTYSVISPEGCASILWKTSERASDAADALGLTAHRLKAMGLIDKIVNEPLGGAHRDPKQMAQLLKRALADTLRQFQGMKTKDLLEARHAKLMSYGKFKETLPREE; via the coding sequence ATGACTAAAACAACTTTCCTCAATTTTGAGCAGCCAATCGCCGAGCTGGACTCCAAGATTGAAGAGCTGCGCTTCGTGCAGGACGACTCCGCCGTCGACATCTCCGAAGAGATCGACCGCCTGGCCAAGAAAAGCCAGCAGCTGACCAAGGACATCTACGCCAAGCTGACCCCGTGGCAGGTGTCGCAGATCGCGCGCCACCCGCAGCGTCCGTACACCATGGACTACGTGAACGCGATCTTCACCGATTTCCACGAACTGCACGGCGACCGCAGCTTCGCCGACGACCAGTCGATCATCGGCGGCCTGGCCCGCTTCAACGGCCAGGCCTGCATGGTCATCGGCCACCAGAAGGGTCGCGACACCAAGGAGCGCGCGATGCGCAACTTCGGCATGCCGCGCCCGGAAGGCTACCGCAAGGCCATGCGCCTGATGAAGCTGGCCGAGAAATTCAACCTGCCGATCTTCACTTTCGTGGACACCCCGGGCGCCTTCCCGGGCATCGACGCCGAAGAGCGCGGCCAGTCCGAAGCGATCGGCCACAACCTGTACGTCATGGCCGAGCTCAAGGTGCCCCTGATCGCCACCATCATCGGTGAAGGCGGTTCGGGCGGGGCACTGGCCATTGCCGTCGGCGATGCCGTGCTGATGCTGCAGTATTCGACCTACTCGGTGATCTCGCCGGAGGGCTGCGCCTCGATCCTGTGGAAGACCTCGGAGCGCGCCAGCGACGCCGCCGACGCACTCGGCCTGACCGCGCACCGCCTGAAGGCGATGGGCCTGATCGACAAGATCGTCAACGAACCGCTGGGCGGCGCCCACCGCGATCCGAAGCAGATGGCGCAGTTGCTCAAGCGCGCGCTGGCCGACACCCTGCGCCAGTTCCAGGGCATGAAGACCAAGGACCTGCTCGAAGCCCGTCACGCGAAGCTGATGAGCTACGGCAAGTTCAAGGAAACGCTGCCGCGCGAAGAGTGA
- a CDS encoding universal stress protein, whose product MFKTIIVHVDESKLTDARLRAAAWLANAHEAHLVGCAATGMSWPAYAMLTGSMAVTPISEFDSLRKLARDSLQGFAERARQLGVASFEERMVEDENRDALLLQARYADLVVTGQDAGDATTVRGLPQYLAMHGVRPVLVVPPSYADEPIADSVVVGWDGSAQAIRAIAGAMPVLTRAQTVRLALVNPDLETGLHGEEPGADMALYLARHGVRVEVVVERTQASAGDALIGIARTAGAGLLVTGAFGHSRYRQIVLGGVTRALLDRAPLPVMVAH is encoded by the coding sequence ATGTTCAAGACCATCATTGTCCATGTCGACGAGAGCAAGCTGACCGATGCCCGCCTGCGCGCCGCTGCCTGGCTTGCCAATGCGCACGAGGCGCACCTGGTCGGCTGCGCCGCCACCGGCATGTCCTGGCCTGCCTACGCCATGCTGACCGGCTCGATGGCGGTGACGCCGATCAGCGAATTCGATTCCCTGCGCAAGCTCGCCCGCGACAGTCTGCAAGGCTTCGCCGAGCGCGCGCGCCAGCTGGGCGTCGCCTCGTTCGAGGAACGCATGGTCGAGGACGAGAACCGCGACGCCCTGCTGCTGCAGGCGCGCTATGCCGACCTGGTGGTCACCGGCCAGGACGCCGGCGACGCCACCACGGTGCGCGGGCTGCCGCAGTACCTGGCGATGCACGGTGTGCGCCCGGTGCTGGTGGTGCCGCCTTCCTACGCCGACGAGCCGATCGCCGACAGCGTCGTGGTCGGTTGGGACGGCAGCGCCCAGGCGATCCGCGCCATCGCCGGCGCGATGCCGGTCCTGACACGCGCCCAGACCGTGCGCCTGGCGCTGGTCAACCCCGACCTGGAAACCGGCCTGCACGGCGAAGAACCGGGCGCCGACATGGCGCTCTACCTGGCGCGCCACGGCGTGCGGGTCGAGGTGGTCGTGGAGCGTACCCAGGCCTCGGCCGGCGACGCCCTGATCGGCATCGCCCGCACCGCCGGCGCCGGCCTGCTGGTCACCGGCGCCTTCGGTCACAGCCGCTACCGCCAGATCGTGCTGGGCGGCGTCACCCGCGCGCTGCTGGACCGCGCGCCGTTGCCGGTGATGGTGGCGCATTGA
- a CDS encoding DNA-3-methyladenine glycosylase 2 family protein — MAADKDKSAASGMQDAQVAHDTPQDELSVPAYWAEAKAELMGRDRIMAKLIPQFGDLHLRGHPDPFTTLARSIVGQQVTPKAADAAWGKLLAICPRLSPSQVLKAGAVELAGCGLSKRKTEYILDLADSFKAKRVHADQWSRMADEAVIAELVRIRGISRWTAEMFLIFNLLRPNVLPLDDPGLIQGISQNYFSGEPVSRSDAREVAANWEPWRTVATWYLWRSLDPLP; from the coding sequence ATGGCGGCCGACAAGGACAAGTCCGCCGCCTCCGGCATGCAGGACGCGCAGGTCGCCCACGACACGCCACAGGACGAGCTTTCCGTTCCCGCCTACTGGGCGGAAGCGAAGGCCGAGCTCATGGGGCGCGACCGCATCATGGCCAAGCTCATCCCGCAGTTCGGCGACCTGCACCTGCGCGGCCATCCCGACCCGTTCACCACGCTGGCGCGTTCGATCGTGGGCCAGCAGGTGACGCCGAAGGCGGCCGACGCGGCCTGGGGCAAGTTGCTGGCGATCTGCCCCAGGCTCTCGCCGAGCCAGGTGCTCAAGGCCGGCGCCGTCGAGCTGGCCGGCTGCGGACTGTCCAAGCGCAAGACCGAATACATCCTCGACCTGGCCGACAGCTTCAAGGCCAAGCGCGTCCATGCCGACCAGTGGTCGCGGATGGCGGACGAGGCCGTCATCGCCGAGCTGGTCCGGATCCGCGGCATCAGCCGCTGGACAGCGGAGATGTTTTTGATATTTAATCTGCTCCGTCCAAACGTGTTGCCGCTCGACGATCCCGGCCTGATCCAGGGTATCAGCCAGAATTACTTCTCTGGCGAACCCGTTTCCCGCAGCGATGCACGCGAGGTGGCAGCCAACTGGGAGCCCTGGCGAACGGTGGCAACCTGGTATTTATGGCGAAGCCTCGATCCGCTGCCTTGA
- a CDS encoding aspartate kinase → MALIVHKYGGTSMGSTDRIKNVAARVAKWHDAGHQIVVVPSAMSGETNRLISLAKEIMPQPDPRELDMIASTGEQVSVGLLAMALLATGKDAVSYTGWQAGIRTDSSFTKARIQSIDDTRVRGDLEAGKIVIITGFQGMDDEGNISTLGRGGSDTSAVAIAAALKADECLIYTDVDGVYTTDPRVVDEARRLTKITFEEMLELASLGSKVLQTRSVEFAGNYQVPTRVLSSLTDPLMPLDEEAQSGTLISFEEESNMEQAVISGIAFNRDEAKITVLGVPDKPGVAFHILGPIADANVEVDMIIQNQSVDGKTDFTFTVSRNDYVKAMAVLESQRESLGAAKILGDAKVSKVSAVGVGMRSHVGVASQMFRTLSEEGINILMISTSEIKISVLIDEKYMELAVRALHKAFNLEQA, encoded by the coding sequence ATGGCTTTAATTGTCCACAAATATGGCGGAACGTCGATGGGCTCGACGGACCGTATCAAGAATGTCGCGGCCCGTGTGGCGAAGTGGCATGATGCCGGCCACCAGATCGTGGTCGTGCCTTCCGCAATGTCCGGTGAAACCAACCGCCTGATTTCGCTGGCCAAGGAAATCATGCCGCAGCCGGATCCGCGCGAACTGGACATGATTGCCTCGACCGGCGAGCAGGTTTCGGTCGGCCTGCTGGCGATGGCGCTGCTGGCGACCGGGAAGGACGCGGTGTCCTACACCGGCTGGCAGGCGGGCATTCGCACCGACTCCTCGTTCACCAAGGCGCGCATCCAGTCGATCGACGACACCCGCGTGCGCGGCGACCTGGAAGCCGGCAAGATCGTCATCATCACGGGTTTCCAGGGCATGGACGATGAGGGCAATATCTCGACGCTGGGCCGGGGCGGTTCCGACACCTCGGCGGTGGCGATCGCGGCCGCACTCAAGGCCGACGAGTGCCTGATCTACACCGACGTCGACGGCGTCTACACGACCGATCCGCGCGTGGTGGACGAGGCGCGCCGCCTGACCAAGATCACCTTCGAGGAAATGCTCGAACTGGCGTCGCTGGGCTCGAAAGTGCTGCAGACGCGTTCGGTCGAATTCGCAGGTAACTACCAGGTCCCGACGCGCGTGCTGTCGTCGCTGACCGACCCCCTGATGCCGCTGGACGAAGAAGCGCAGTCCGGCACCCTGATTTCGTTTGAGGAAGAAAGCAACATGGAACAAGCCGTCATCTCCGGTATCGCCTTCAATCGCGATGAAGCCAAGATCACCGTCCTGGGCGTGCCGGACAAGCCGGGCGTCGCCTTCCACATTCTGGGGCCGATCGCCGACGCCAACGTCGAAGTGGACATGATCATCCAGAATCAGTCGGTGGACGGCAAGACCGACTTCACCTTCACCGTCTCGCGCAACGACTACGTCAAGGCGATGGCGGTGCTGGAATCGCAGCGCGAGTCGCTGGGCGCCGCCAAGATCCTGGGCGACGCGAAAGTGTCGAAGGTATCGGCGGTCGGCGTCGGCATGCGCAGCCACGTCGGCGTGGCCTCGCAGATGTTCCGCACCCTGTCGGAAGAGGGCATCAATATCCTCATGATTTCGACCTCGGAGATCAAGATTTCGGTGCTGATCGATGAGAAATACATGGAGCTGGCAGTGCGCGCCCTGCACAAAGCTTTTAACCTCGAGCAAGCTTAA
- a CDS encoding peptidylprolyl isomerase, producing MTTSIRRSLLKGITLGAGALLLSGAALAAPQETPVDAAAVAVPAAPVMQGPQVAIKTSMGAIVVQLDEERAPKTVTNFMQYVKQGFYKGTIFHRVIDGFMIQAGGMNEKFEGRKTNKPVKNESDNGLSNQPYTIAMAREDHPDSATSQFFINVADNSGIDYPNYKGSGYTVFGKVVKGQEVVDKIKGVLVDDVRGMQNVPVTPIFIQSVTVLKGDKLVK from the coding sequence ATGACCACTTCGATCCGCCGCTCGCTGCTCAAGGGCATCACCCTGGGCGCCGGCGCCCTGCTCCTGTCCGGCGCCGCGCTGGCCGCGCCGCAGGAAACGCCGGTCGACGCTGCCGCCGTTGCCGTCCCTGCCGCCCCTGTCATGCAGGGCCCGCAAGTGGCCATCAAGACCTCGATGGGCGCCATCGTCGTCCAGCTCGACGAGGAGCGGGCGCCGAAGACCGTGACCAACTTCATGCAGTACGTCAAGCAAGGCTTCTACAAGGGCACGATCTTCCACCGCGTGATCGACGGCTTCATGATCCAGGCCGGCGGCATGAACGAGAAGTTCGAGGGCCGCAAGACCAACAAGCCGGTCAAGAACGAATCGGACAACGGCCTGTCGAACCAGCCGTACACCATCGCGATGGCGCGCGAAGACCACCCGGATTCGGCCACCTCCCAGTTCTTCATCAACGTGGCCGACAATTCGGGCATCGATTACCCGAACTACAAGGGCTCGGGCTACACCGTCTTCGGCAAGGTCGTGAAGGGCCAGGAAGTCGTCGACAAGATCAAGGGCGTGCTGGTGGACGACGTACGCGGCATGCAGAACGTGCCGGTGACCCCGATCTTCATTCAATCCGTGACCGTGCTCAAGGGCGACAAGCTTGTAAAATAG